A part of bacterium genomic DNA contains:
- a CDS encoding PglZ domain-containing protein, with product MQGVAKRILWVDDEVELFEPHLLFLRQRGYHVDTASNGDDALAIVRQQAYDLVLLDEQMPGRRGLDVLVELRRTEPEARVVMITKSEEDRTLMEAIGRQVDDYLVKPATPRQVLSVAARLLEGPQLRQQQAAQDFAAQFGALTRRRTEAASWQDYVALYHELVNWDLRLHEAGETALADSVAALMADLRREFGALVVREYADWAAAAGGSAGRPGRAPEAADRPPLSTDVVERYVLPHVGKGPLLFVIIDCLRLDQWRVLRPLLAGEFDITEELYLSILPTATPYARNAIFSGRFPDWIARERPGWWGMEEGSLNAFEDELFREQLRRLTGRDVPVHYEKVFTDAEADGLLKRVRGALRGDTVVTAVFNFIDLLTHGRSESAILMEVARDVPALRALTRQWFERSAAYRLLRDAAARGITAVVTTDHGSIMCERPVTVYARRDATANLRYKFGADLRAESPSAVFAINDARVLRFPRGRLATNYLLALEDCFFVYPTKLREYQARYRGSFLHGGVSPEEMILPVAVLTPRTEAR from the coding sequence ATGCAGGGCGTAGCAAAGCGGATCCTGTGGGTGGATGACGAGGTGGAGCTGTTCGAGCCCCACCTCCTTTTTCTCCGGCAGCGCGGCTACCACGTAGACACGGCGTCCAACGGCGACGACGCGCTGGCCATCGTCCGCCAGCAGGCGTACGACCTCGTGCTGCTGGATGAGCAGATGCCCGGGCGCCGGGGGCTGGACGTGCTGGTCGAGTTGCGCCGCACGGAGCCCGAGGCGCGCGTGGTCATGATCACGAAGTCCGAGGAGGACCGCACGCTGATGGAGGCGATCGGCCGCCAGGTGGACGACTACCTGGTGAAGCCGGCCACGCCGCGGCAGGTCCTCTCGGTCGCGGCACGGCTGCTCGAGGGGCCGCAGCTCCGGCAGCAGCAGGCGGCGCAGGACTTCGCGGCGCAATTCGGCGCGCTCACGCGGCGCCGCACCGAGGCCGCGAGCTGGCAGGACTACGTCGCCCTGTACCACGAGCTGGTGAATTGGGACCTGCGGCTGCACGAGGCGGGTGAAACCGCGCTCGCCGACTCGGTCGCGGCGCTGATGGCGGACCTGCGGCGGGAGTTCGGCGCGCTGGTGGTGCGGGAGTACGCGGACTGGGCCGCCGCGGCGGGCGGCAGTGCGGGCCGCCCGGGCCGCGCCCCGGAGGCGGCGGACCGCCCGCCGCTCTCGACGGACGTGGTCGAACGCTACGTCCTGCCGCACGTGGGCAAGGGCCCGCTCCTGTTCGTGATCATCGATTGCCTGCGCCTGGACCAGTGGCGCGTGCTGCGCCCGCTGCTGGCCGGCGAGTTCGACATCACAGAGGAGCTGTACCTCAGCATCCTCCCCACGGCGACGCCGTACGCGCGCAACGCGATCTTCAGCGGCCGGTTCCCGGATTGGATCGCCCGCGAGCGGCCGGGGTGGTGGGGCATGGAGGAAGGCAGCCTGAACGCCTTCGAGGACGAGCTGTTCCGCGAGCAGCTCCGCCGCCTCACGGGCCGGGACGTGCCGGTCCACTACGAGAAGGTCTTCACAGATGCGGAGGCGGACGGGCTGCTCAAGCGCGTGCGCGGCGCGCTGCGGGGGGACACCGTCGTCACCGCGGTCTTCAACTTCATCGACCTGCTGACGCACGGCCGCAGCGAGTCGGCGATCCTGATGGAGGTGGCGCGCGACGTGCCGGCGTTGCGTGCGTTGACGCGCCAGTGGTTCGAGCGGTCCGCGGCCTACCGGCTGCTGCGGGACGCCGCGGCCCGCGGCATCACCGCCGTCGTGACCACCGACCACGGCTCCATCATGTGCGAGCGGCCGGTCACGGTCTACGCGCGGCGGGACGCGACCGCGAACCTCCGCTACAAGTTCGGCGCCGACCTGCGCGCGGAGTCGCCATCGGCGGTGTTCGCCATCAACGATGCCCGCGTGCTCCGCTTCCCGCGCGGGCGCCTGGCCACCAACTACCTGCTCGCTCTCGAGGACTGCTTCTTCGTCTATCCCACCAAGCTGCGCGAGTACCAGGCGCGCTACCGTGGGTCGTTCCTGCATGGCGGTGTGAGCCCGGAGGAGATGATCCTCCCTGTTGCGGTGCTGACGCCGCGCACGGAGGCGCGGTGA
- a CDS encoding DNA ligase (NAD(+)) LigA, which translates to MATRRARQLAVPTEAEIRSLSRPEARRLVERLREEIRRHDYLYYVLDRPEISDEEYDRLFDALKRIEEQFPDLVTPDSPTQRVAGEPAPQFKTVEHTAPMTSLEATRERDAVARFVARVRREATRNVRFILEPKLDGAGIELVYENGVLTRAVTRGDGVRGEDVTANARTIPSVPLRLRSMDGRRPPRLLAVRGEVMMTVRAFEQLNRRLLENGKEPFANPRNAAAGSLRQLDPRITAQRSLDFIAYEILEVRGASFETDEEVLRALRDWGLRVVEPVRFADDVDDIDAYHAELGERRATLGFEIDGIVIKVDRHDLRRKLGATARHPRWALAYKFEPRVEVTRVTAIIVQVGRTGLITPVAQLEPVQVGGVVVARATLHNREELRRRDIRPGDLVRIHRAGDVIPEVVERIPEPGRKRGEPYRFPDHCPSCGTELQRQGPLTRCPNRFGCPAQLRERIRHYASRDAMDIGGIGQVTAEALVDSGLVHELADLYELRPEDVAQLPHFTIRSASKLVRAIQDSKKVELRRFLFALGIPGAGESACRDLALHFRSLEKIRRASLDELRQVKGIGPALAEGIHAFFSEPRNQHAIDALLAHGVEPVPPKAPKGRGLRGKRFVFTGKLERFTRSEAESLVESLGGEAHGSVSEQTDYVVAGRDPGSKLDQAREKGVRVLDEAAFLRLLRRAGADV; encoded by the coding sequence ATGGCAACCCGACGTGCCAGGCAGCTCGCCGTGCCGACCGAGGCCGAGATCCGGTCGCTCTCCCGGCCGGAAGCCCGCCGCCTCGTCGAGCGGTTGCGCGAGGAGATCCGCCGCCACGACTACCTCTACTACGTGCTCGACCGGCCGGAGATCTCGGACGAGGAGTACGACCGCCTCTTCGACGCGCTGAAGCGCATCGAGGAGCAGTTCCCCGATCTGGTCACGCCCGACTCGCCCACGCAGCGCGTGGCCGGCGAGCCGGCGCCGCAGTTCAAGACGGTCGAGCACACGGCGCCCATGACCAGTCTGGAGGCGACGCGGGAGCGCGACGCCGTGGCGCGCTTCGTCGCCCGCGTGCGCCGAGAGGCCACGCGCAATGTGCGCTTCATCCTCGAGCCCAAGCTGGACGGCGCCGGGATCGAGCTGGTCTACGAGAACGGCGTGCTCACCCGCGCGGTCACCCGCGGGGACGGGGTGAGGGGCGAGGACGTCACGGCGAACGCGCGAACGATCCCGTCCGTGCCGCTCCGGCTGCGTAGCATGGACGGCCGTCGCCCACCGCGCCTGCTCGCGGTGCGGGGCGAGGTGATGATGACCGTGCGTGCGTTCGAGCAACTGAACCGCCGGCTCCTCGAGAACGGCAAGGAGCCGTTCGCGAACCCGCGCAACGCCGCGGCGGGCTCGCTGCGGCAGCTCGATCCACGCATCACCGCCCAGCGCTCCCTGGACTTCATCGCCTACGAGATCCTGGAGGTGCGGGGCGCGTCCTTCGAGACCGACGAGGAGGTGCTCCGCGCGCTGCGCGACTGGGGGCTGCGCGTGGTGGAGCCGGTCCGGTTCGCCGATGACGTGGACGATATCGACGCCTACCACGCCGAGCTCGGGGAGCGCCGCGCCACGCTCGGCTTCGAGATCGACGGCATCGTCATCAAGGTGGACCGGCACGACCTACGCCGGAAGTTGGGCGCGACGGCGAGGCACCCGCGCTGGGCGCTCGCCTACAAGTTCGAGCCGCGGGTCGAGGTCACGCGCGTCACTGCCATCATCGTGCAGGTCGGCCGCACGGGGCTGATCACGCCCGTCGCGCAGCTCGAGCCGGTACAGGTCGGCGGTGTCGTCGTCGCGCGTGCAACGCTGCACAACCGTGAGGAGCTCCGGCGGCGGGACATCCGCCCCGGCGACCTCGTGCGCATCCACCGCGCTGGTGATGTGATCCCCGAGGTCGTGGAGCGGATCCCGGAGCCCGGGCGCAAGCGGGGAGAGCCGTACCGCTTCCCCGACCACTGCCCGTCGTGTGGCACGGAGCTCCAGAGGCAGGGCCCGCTCACCCGCTGCCCCAACCGCTTCGGCTGCCCCGCCCAGCTCCGCGAGCGGATCCGCCACTACGCCTCGCGGGATGCGATGGACATCGGCGGGATCGGCCAGGTGACGGCAGAGGCGCTCGTGGACAGCGGGCTCGTCCACGAGCTGGCCGATCTCTATGAGCTCCGCCCCGAGGACGTCGCGCAGCTCCCGCACTTCACGATCCGCTCCGCGAGCAAGCTCGTGCGGGCGATCCAGGACTCGAAGAAGGTCGAGCTGCGCCGCTTCCTCTTCGCGTTGGGCATCCCCGGTGCCGGCGAGTCCGCCTGCCGCGACCTCGCCCTGCACTTCCGCTCGCTCGAGAAGATCCGCCGCGCGAGCCTGGACGAGCTCCGCCAGGTCAAGGGCATCGGTCCTGCGCTGGCCGAGGGCATCCACGCGTTCTTCAGCGAGCCGCGCAACCAGCATGCGATCGACGCGCTGCTCGCCCACGGCGTCGAGCCCGTGCCGCCCAAGGCGCCGAAGGGGCGCGGGCTGCGGGGCAAGCGCTTCGTCTTCACCGGCAAGCTGGAACGGTTCACGCGAAGCGAGGCGGAGTCGCTGGTCGAGTCGCTGGGCGGCGAGGCGCACGGCTCGGTGAGCGAGCAGACGGACTACGTCGTCGCGGGCCGGGATCCGGGCAGCAAGCTCGACCAAGCGCGGGAGAAGGGCGTGCGCGTGCTGGATGAGGCGGCGTTCCTTCGCCTGCTCAGGCGTGCGGGCGCGGACGTGTAG
- a CDS encoding FAD-dependent oxidoreductase, giving the protein MYDLVIIGGGINGAGVARDAALRGLRVALFEREDWGAGTTGASTRMVHGGIRYLLYDVPTTRTSSEDAGRVRRIAPHLMFRIPFLWPLFGGSRLRAEAMEAFLSAYDPHARAKGGLRHARLSAEEARRIEPGLAPDVTGALTLDEWGVDVFRLAALNALDARAAGADVFPHTEVEEVLFSGRTVRGVRVRDRLDGRAWGVEARLVLNAAGPWAARVAALAGASVPLRPGKGIHVTFERRIGNFGLILEGIDGRTLFLVPHGAETIVGTTDDDYYGDPARVDAEVTRDEVEYVIEAAARALPQARRWRPLRAWAGVRNTLFEWGVAADALSRRHEVIDHEARDGVPGLLSMAGGKLASYRLFAEEATDVVLKKLGHAPRPCVTGTRPLPGAEEPPDFQALARRIPLPPAAIERVWRRLGSRAADVLGAASPAELAPICRSEAVTAAEVRHAVREEGCRTLEDLRRHTHLGAGTCDGLDCAAPAAHLMAELLDWPPDRTRAEIAAFLEARWTQRRPVLAGADLAQEEVLRGVVGTRRARA; this is encoded by the coding sequence ATGTACGACCTGGTCATCATCGGCGGGGGGATCAACGGCGCCGGCGTGGCGCGGGACGCGGCGCTCCGCGGGCTGCGCGTCGCGCTCTTCGAGCGGGAGGACTGGGGCGCGGGCACCACGGGCGCGTCCACCCGAATGGTGCACGGCGGCATCCGCTACCTGCTCTACGACGTGCCGACGACGCGGACGTCGTCCGAGGACGCGGGCCGCGTGCGTCGCATCGCGCCCCACCTGATGTTCCGCATCCCGTTCCTCTGGCCGCTCTTCGGCGGTTCCCGCCTCCGCGCCGAGGCGATGGAGGCGTTCCTCTCCGCCTACGACCCGCACGCCCGCGCCAAGGGCGGGCTGCGGCACGCGCGCCTGTCCGCGGAGGAAGCGCGCCGCATCGAACCCGGCCTCGCGCCGGACGTGACCGGCGCCCTGACGCTCGACGAGTGGGGCGTCGACGTCTTCCGCCTCGCGGCGCTCAACGCGCTGGACGCGCGCGCCGCGGGCGCCGACGTGTTCCCGCACACGGAGGTCGAGGAGGTGCTGTTCTCCGGCCGCACCGTGCGCGGCGTGCGCGTGCGGGACCGGCTGGACGGCCGGGCGTGGGGCGTGGAGGCGCGACTGGTGCTCAACGCCGCGGGGCCGTGGGCCGCGCGCGTCGCTGCGCTCGCGGGCGCCAGCGTGCCGCTCCGGCCGGGTAAGGGGATTCACGTCACCTTCGAGCGCCGGATCGGGAACTTCGGGCTGATCCTGGAAGGCATCGACGGCCGCACCCTCTTCCTGGTCCCGCACGGCGCCGAGACGATCGTCGGAACCACCGATGACGACTACTACGGCGACCCGGCACGCGTGGACGCAGAGGTCACGCGCGACGAGGTCGAGTACGTGATCGAAGCCGCCGCCCGCGCCCTTCCCCAGGCGCGGCGCTGGCGCCCGCTGCGCGCGTGGGCCGGCGTCCGCAACACCCTCTTCGAGTGGGGCGTGGCTGCGGACGCGCTGTCGCGCCGTCACGAGGTCATCGACCACGAGGCGCGCGACGGCGTGCCCGGCCTGCTCTCGATGGCCGGCGGCAAACTCGCCTCCTACCGCCTCTTCGCCGAGGAGGCGACGGACGTCGTGCTGAAAAAACTAGGCCACGCGCCGAGGCCCTGCGTGACCGGGACACGCCCGTTGCCCGGCGCCGAAGAGCCGCCGGACTTCCAGGCCCTGGCGCGAAGGATCCCCTTGCCGCCCGCGGCGATCGAGCGGGTCTGGCGCCGACTCGGCAGCCGCGCCGCCGACGTGCTCGGCGCCGCCTCGCCCGCCGAGCTCGCCCCGATCTGCCGCTCCGAAGCCGTCACCGCCGCCGAGGTCCGCCACGCCGTGCGCGAGGAGGGCTGCCGCACCCTCGAGGACCTACGCCGCCACACCCACCTCGGCGCCGGCACGTGCGACGGCCTCGACTGCGCCGCGCCGGCGGCCCACCTCATGGCCGAGCTGCTGGACTGGCCGCCGGATCGCACCCGCGCCGAGATCGCCGCCTTCCTGGAGGCCCGCTGGACCCAGCGCCGACCCGTGCTGGCCGGCGCCGACCTCGCCCAGGAGGAGGTGCTGCGCGGCGTCGTCGGCACTCGACGAGCACGTGCATGA
- a CDS encoding adenosylcobalamin-dependent ribonucleoside-diphosphate reductase, giving the protein MLELTENARRVLEARYLRRDAERRIIETPEQLFERVARAVAHAELLLGNAAQAAHWEAEFHALMTRLEFLPNTPTLMNAGTPLGQLAACFVLPVGDSMEEIFEALKQMALIQRTGGGTGFSFSRLRPRGATLLSTGGTTPGPIAFMKVFDCATENVKLGGRRRGANMGILRVDHPDILEFIGAKLGGRALRNFNISVGATDAFMEAALSGRTYELRDPRTGAATGTLDAGEVFERIVDAAWRTGDPGLVFLDAMNRANPTPHVGEIEATNPCGEIPLLPYESCNLGSINLGRMVRERNGRVELDREKLRATVHTAVRFLDDVIEVGRFPVPETEAITRANRKIGLGVMGFADLLIRLGISYDSDDAVRVADDVMGLIAEEAREASAALAAERGVFPNWKGSVHEREGRPLRNATQTAIAPTGTISIIAGASASIEPLFALAYRRSHVLEDETLHEVNPLFLRAIEELGLDADALVPAVLETGNLRDAPGVPEELKRIFVTALEIPPDRHLDIQVAFQRHVDNSVSKTVNLPERATPDDVARIYRRAWEEGLKGITIYRYGSKGTQVLELGRGERPAQYDHGAPCDPGESRI; this is encoded by the coding sequence ATGCTCGAGCTGACGGAGAACGCGCGTCGCGTCCTCGAAGCCCGTTACCTGCGCCGCGACGCCGAGCGGCGCATCATCGAGACGCCGGAACAGCTCTTCGAGCGCGTCGCCCGCGCCGTCGCCCACGCGGAGCTGCTGCTCGGCAACGCCGCGCAGGCCGCGCACTGGGAGGCGGAGTTCCATGCCCTGATGACCCGCCTCGAGTTCCTGCCCAACACGCCCACGCTGATGAACGCGGGCACGCCGCTGGGCCAGCTCGCCGCGTGCTTCGTGCTCCCCGTCGGCGACAGCATGGAGGAGATCTTCGAGGCGCTCAAGCAGATGGCGCTGATCCAGCGCACCGGCGGCGGGACGGGCTTCTCCTTCTCACGGCTCCGGCCCCGCGGAGCCACGCTGCTCTCCACCGGCGGGACCACGCCGGGCCCCATCGCGTTCATGAAGGTCTTCGACTGCGCCACGGAGAACGTGAAGCTGGGCGGCCGGCGCCGCGGCGCCAACATGGGCATCCTGCGCGTGGACCACCCGGACATCCTCGAGTTCATCGGCGCCAAGCTGGGCGGCCGCGCGCTGCGCAACTTCAACATCTCCGTCGGCGCGACGGACGCCTTCATGGAGGCGGCGCTCTCCGGCCGGACGTACGAGCTGCGCGACCCGCGCACCGGCGCCGCGACGGGAACGCTGGATGCCGGCGAGGTCTTCGAGCGCATCGTGGATGCGGCGTGGCGCACGGGTGACCCCGGGCTCGTCTTCCTCGATGCGATGAACCGCGCGAACCCGACGCCGCACGTGGGCGAGATCGAGGCGACGAACCCGTGCGGCGAGATCCCGCTGCTGCCCTACGAGTCGTGCAACCTCGGCTCGATCAACCTCGGACGCATGGTGCGCGAGCGGAACGGCCGCGTGGAGCTGGACAGGGAGAAGCTGCGGGCCACGGTGCACACCGCCGTCCGCTTCCTGGACGACGTCATCGAGGTCGGCCGCTTCCCGGTGCCCGAGACCGAGGCGATCACGCGCGCCAACCGCAAGATCGGGCTCGGTGTCATGGGCTTCGCCGACCTGCTGATCCGACTCGGCATCTCTTACGACTCCGATGATGCCGTGCGGGTCGCGGACGACGTCATGGGCCTGATCGCCGAGGAGGCGCGGGAGGCGTCCGCCGCGCTGGCGGCGGAGCGCGGCGTGTTCCCCAACTGGAAGGGGAGCGTCCACGAGCGCGAGGGGCGGCCGCTCCGCAACGCCACGCAGACCGCGATCGCGCCCACCGGCACGATCAGCATCATCGCGGGAGCGAGCGCCAGCATCGAGCCGCTCTTCGCCCTCGCCTACCGGCGCAGCCACGTGCTCGAGGACGAGACGCTGCACGAGGTCAACCCGCTGTTCCTGCGCGCCATCGAAGAGCTCGGCCTGGACGCGGACGCACTGGTCCCCGCGGTGCTCGAGACCGGCAACCTGCGGGACGCGCCTGGCGTGCCGGAGGAGTTGAAGCGCATCTTCGTCACGGCGCTGGAGATCCCGCCGGACCGGCACCTGGACATCCAGGTGGCGTTCCAGCGGCACGTGGACAACTCGGTGTCGAAGACCGTGAACCTGCCCGAACGCGCGACGCCGGACGACGTCGCCCGGATCTACCGCCGCGCGTGGGAAGAGGGGCTCAAGGGCATCACGATCTACCGCTACGGGAGCAAGGGCACGCAGGTTCTGGAGCTGGGCCGCGGCGAACGGCCGGCGCAGTACGACCACGGCGCGCCCTGCGATCCCGGCGAGTCTCGCATCTGA
- a CDS encoding 3-deoxy-D-manno-octulosonic acid kinase has translation MGTGLPAPYAVATHGKTILVARREALDWAQSALERAGTLYAYAAGREGARVLQGRGPAYCIDGPTGACVVRHYRRGGEVARWLGDRYLHAGEPRPLRELRASEEVRRRGIDTPVVLALAIYPAGAFYRADIATAFVPGAHDMAAALFGPRSLEGADRLAAWAAAGSLLRALGERGVAHADLNLKNVLLDTSERPFRVMLLDLDRCRVAPRLTALARLGMLRRFRRSAAKWAKMAGRTITDEERRAFERAYRGGTLG, from the coding sequence ATGGGCACTGGGCTGCCGGCCCCGTACGCCGTGGCGACGCACGGGAAGACCATCCTCGTCGCGCGCCGCGAAGCGCTGGACTGGGCGCAGAGCGCGCTCGAACGGGCGGGCACGCTGTACGCGTACGCCGCCGGCCGTGAGGGCGCGCGGGTGTTGCAGGGCCGCGGGCCGGCGTACTGCATTGACGGGCCCACAGGCGCGTGCGTGGTGCGGCACTACCGGCGCGGCGGCGAGGTCGCGCGCTGGCTGGGTGACCGCTACCTCCACGCGGGCGAGCCGCGTCCGCTACGCGAGCTCCGGGCCAGCGAGGAGGTGCGCCGTCGCGGCATTGACACCCCCGTCGTGCTCGCGCTCGCCATCTATCCTGCGGGCGCGTTCTACCGCGCCGACATCGCGACCGCGTTCGTGCCTGGCGCGCATGACATGGCCGCGGCGCTGTTCGGCCCGAGGTCGCTGGAGGGGGCGGACCGACTGGCGGCCTGGGCGGCGGCCGGCTCGCTGCTGCGCGCCCTGGGCGAACGCGGCGTCGCGCACGCCGACCTGAACCTCAAGAACGTCCTCCTGGACACCTCCGAGCGGCCGTTCCGGGTGATGCTCCTGGACCTGGACCGCTGCCGCGTGGCGCCGCGGCTCACGGCGCTCGCGCGCCTCGGCATGCTGCGGCGGTTCCGCCGCTCGGCGGCGAAGTGGGCGAAGATGGCAGGCCGAACCATCACGGACGAGGAGCGCCGCGCCTTCGAGCGCGCGTATCGGGGAGGGACGCTTGGCTAG
- a CDS encoding ABC transporter ATP-binding protein, which translates to MKKDLALYGRVLGYLRPYGGLIVAAVVATVGFAITDAFSLVMLIPFLNALFGDAPLNVGGSHDALEWVLNHTVGYWIAPDAEPQQVLLSVILFILAVVLLKNVFDFFQTYLVVRLEQAVTRDLRNQVYSHLLDLDMRFFGRTRSGQIISRLTSDADQLRSLVTRNIAKLATSVFQVIATLAALVAISIELTLVAIVVLPAMFGIWGRLVRRLRRADRGVLNLAGEVAAHIQETLGGIRLVKASAAEDFERDRFRALTRAYYKQFVRAERLRALAGPLTETMAALGTVVLLWYGSRMVLVEQALEGAAFMGFLVLSLRLYSPVKWLSRFPSTVQPGLAAAERLFEFLDTPIEMRDPPGAREFTGFRERIRFEGVGFAYVPGKPVLEDISFEVKPGEVVALVGPSGAGKTTLVDLIARFYDPTVGRITVDGVDLREFSLRSLRSHLGIVTQDTVLFHDTVRANIAYGLGDVPQEAIERAARAARAHDFIMQLPEGYDTVVGERGTRLSGGQRQRLAIARAILRDPPILIFDEATSALDSESELLVQQAIEQLLAGRTVFVIAHRLSTIRRADQILVMEAGRIVERGTHEELLSRDGLYRHLYRLQVAEDDEAALRAAAPA; encoded by the coding sequence GTGAAGAAGGACCTTGCCCTCTACGGACGTGTCCTGGGGTACCTCAGGCCCTACGGCGGCTTGATCGTGGCCGCGGTGGTCGCGACCGTCGGCTTCGCGATCACGGACGCGTTCAGCCTCGTCATGCTGATCCCGTTCCTGAACGCGCTGTTCGGGGACGCACCGCTGAACGTGGGCGGCAGCCACGATGCGCTCGAGTGGGTGCTGAACCACACCGTGGGCTACTGGATCGCGCCGGACGCGGAGCCGCAGCAGGTCCTGCTCAGCGTGATCCTCTTCATCCTGGCGGTGGTCCTGCTGAAGAACGTCTTCGACTTCTTCCAAACCTACCTCGTGGTTCGGCTGGAGCAGGCGGTCACGCGGGACCTGCGCAACCAGGTCTACAGCCACCTGCTGGACCTGGACATGCGGTTCTTCGGCCGCACCCGCTCGGGGCAGATCATCTCCCGCCTCACCAGCGATGCGGATCAGCTCCGCTCGCTGGTGACGCGCAACATCGCCAAGCTGGCCACGTCGGTGTTCCAGGTCATTGCCACGCTGGCGGCGCTGGTCGCGATCTCGATCGAGCTGACGCTGGTCGCGATCGTCGTGCTGCCCGCCATGTTCGGGATCTGGGGCCGGCTGGTGCGGCGGCTGCGGCGTGCGGACCGTGGCGTGTTGAACCTGGCGGGCGAGGTCGCCGCGCACATCCAGGAGACGCTGGGCGGGATCCGGCTGGTCAAGGCGTCTGCGGCCGAGGACTTCGAGCGGGACCGGTTCCGCGCGCTGACCCGGGCATACTACAAGCAGTTCGTGCGGGCCGAGCGGCTGCGCGCGCTGGCGGGGCCGTTGACCGAGACGATGGCCGCGCTGGGCACCGTGGTGCTGCTCTGGTACGGCAGCCGCATGGTGCTGGTCGAGCAGGCGCTCGAGGGCGCCGCGTTCATGGGCTTCCTCGTCCTCAGCCTGCGGCTCTACTCGCCCGTGAAGTGGCTCTCCAGGTTCCCGTCGACGGTGCAGCCGGGTCTCGCCGCGGCGGAGCGACTGTTCGAGTTCCTGGACACGCCCATCGAGATGCGGGATCCGCCGGGCGCGCGGGAGTTCACCGGCTTCCGCGAGCGCATCCGCTTCGAGGGCGTCGGCTTCGCCTACGTCCCGGGCAAGCCGGTGCTGGAGGACATCTCGTTCGAGGTCAAGCCGGGCGAGGTGGTGGCGCTGGTGGGGCCCAGCGGTGCGGGGAAGACCACGCTCGTCGACCTGATCGCCCGGTTCTACGACCCCACGGTCGGGCGCATCACGGTGGACGGCGTGGACCTGCGGGAGTTCAGCCTCCGCTCCCTCCGCTCACACCTCGGCATCGTGACGCAGGACACGGTGCTGTTCCACGACACGGTGCGCGCCAACATCGCGTACGGGCTGGGCGATGTGCCTCAAGAGGCCATCGAGCGGGCAGCCCGCGCCGCGCGCGCGCACGACTTCATCATGCAGCTCCCCGAAGGCTACGACACGGTGGTCGGCGAGCGTGGCACGCGACTCTCGGGCGGGCAGCGGCAGCGCCTCGCGATCGCGCGGGCGATCCTGAGGGATCCGCCCATCCTGATCTTCGACGAGGCGACGTCCGCGCTCGACTCGGAGTCCGAGTTGCTCGTGCAGCAGGCGATCGAGCAGTTGCTCGCCGGGCGGACCGTGTTCGTCATCGCGCACCGGCTCTCCACCATCCGGCGCGCGGATCAGATCCTGGTCATGGAGGCCGGCCGCATCGTCGAGCGCGGCACACACGAAGAGCTGCTCTCGCGCGACGGCCTTTACCGCCACCTGTACCGGCTACAGGTCGCGGAAGATGACGAGGCGGCTCTCCGGGCAGCGGCGCCGGCCTGA
- a CDS encoding glycosyl transferase yields the protein MSLVEPPREIGIIMLSALGDAVHVLPVANALKRAWPESRITWVIQPVPYRLVHNHPAVDDFILFHRQRGTRALQSYMEIRELFAHRHFDLLLGLQVYFKAGLLTALARATVKLGFDRRRARDFNWLFTTHRIPARPPAHVQDQYFEFLEYLGVDPHPVEWGITLTDVERERQREFFERLRRPVCGVVVGTSNVRKNWAPERYVRLVQALEADWGFTTVLIGGPSAEERRTADIILASGTRAIDALGDDVRRLVYLLDGCDLVVSPDTGPLHIARALDVPVIGLYGNTNPKRHGPYRKYEDLVVDGYARWPGEDYPISMERRKDGMERVTVDAVLEKVQLAVERYLGK from the coding sequence TTGTCCCTGGTCGAACCGCCGCGCGAGATCGGGATCATCATGCTCAGCGCGCTGGGCGATGCCGTCCACGTGCTGCCCGTCGCCAACGCGCTGAAGCGGGCGTGGCCCGAGTCCCGCATTACCTGGGTGATCCAGCCCGTGCCGTACCGGCTGGTCCACAACCATCCCGCCGTTGACGACTTCATCCTCTTCCACCGGCAGCGGGGCACGCGCGCGCTCCAGTCGTACATGGAGATCCGGGAGCTGTTCGCGCACCGTCACTTCGACCTGTTGCTCGGCCTGCAGGTCTACTTCAAGGCGGGGCTGCTGACGGCGCTCGCCCGGGCGACGGTGAAGCTCGGCTTCGACCGTCGCCGCGCCCGGGACTTCAACTGGCTCTTCACCACGCACCGCATCCCGGCGCGGCCGCCGGCCCATGTGCAGGACCAGTACTTCGAGTTCCTGGAGTACCTGGGCGTGGACCCGCATCCGGTGGAGTGGGGGATCACCCTGACCGACGTGGAGCGGGAGCGGCAGCGCGAGTTCTTCGAGCGGCTCCGCCGGCCGGTGTGTGGCGTTGTCGTCGGGACGAGCAACGTGCGGAAGAACTGGGCGCCCGAGCGGTACGTCCGCCTGGTCCAGGCGCTCGAGGCCGACTGGGGGTTCACCACCGTGCTGATCGGGGGGCCGTCCGCCGAGGAGCGCCGCACCGCCGACATCATCCTGGCGTCGGGCACGCGCGCCATCGATGCCCTGGGCGATGACGTCCGCCGTCTGGTCTACCTGCTGGATGGCTGCGACCTCGTGGTGAGCCCGGACACCGGGCCGCTGCACATCGCCCGGGCGCTGGACGTGCCCGTGATCGGCCTCTACGGCAACACGAACCCCAAGCGTCACGGGCCGTACCGCAAGTACGAGGACCTGGTGGTGGACGGCTACGCGCGCTGGCCGGGCGAGGACTACCCGATCAGCATGGAGCGGCGGAAGGACGGGATGGAGCGCGTCACGGTGGACGCGGTCCTCGAGAAGGTGCAGCTCGCGGTGGAGCGTTACCTCGGGAAGTAG